GCGCTTCGGGCAGGGCCGCGCAGTCCACGATGACAAAGGGCCCCCGGGCTGTGGGGGCGTTGTCGTGGATGGCCCGGGCGAACAGCTCCTTGCCCGTGCCCGTTTCGCCTGTCACGAGCACGTCCGCCGGGCTCGAGGCCGCGCGGGCCACCTGGTCCAGACAGGCGCGGATGCCGGGGCTGGCGCCGACGATGGCCTCGCGGCGCAGGGCCATGGGCACCACGCGCCGCTTTTCCGCGCGGTATTGCAGGGCCCGGGTCAGGGGCAGGGTCATGCGTTCCAGGGAGCAGGGCTTCTGGATGTAGTCCCAGGCGCCGCTGCGTGTGGCCAGCTCGGCGCCGTCGGGGTCGCCCTCGCCGGTGATGATGATGACCTCGGGCGGGTCGGCGCTCCGCCCCAGGCCGGGCATGGCCGCCAGCCCGTCGCCGTCGGGCAGGCGCACGTCGAGGTAGAGCACGTCGAAGTCCGCCCGGGCCACGAGGCGCGCGGCCTCACCCAGGCAGGCCGCGGCCTCGGCCTCGTGGCCCATGCGCTCCACGGCGGCGCACAGCAGCTCGCGGATGGGTTCGTCGTCGTCGATGATGAGAATCCTGGCCATGGCCTGCGGGCTCCTGCGTGTGACTGCTGGCCATGATACCAGTTCTTCCCGGCGGGGCGGAAGCGGTTTCGCGCCGCCCCGCGCGGGCGGGGCTACCGGCCTCCCAGGTCCAGCTCCATGTCGCCGGGCCAGGTGATGGCGTAGCCGTACTCCACGGTCCGGGCCGTGCCGGGGGCCAGCTCGAAGTCCCAGATCACGGTGTCGTCCTCTTCCCGGGCGTCCTTGCCGAGGGTCTTTTCCAGCTTGATGCGTTCGTCGCCGGGGCGGGGCAGGCGGTCCTGCACGCTCACGCGCGCCGGGCCGGGCTTGCCGTTTTTCACCTCGACGGCCCAGGCCCAGCGGTGGCGGCCCCGGGCGCCGAACAGCCCGGCCTCGCCGGACTTGCGGTCCGTGCTGCGCAGGGTCACGGCCAGTTGCGGGTCGGCTCCGAAGAACAGCTCGGCCTCGGCCCGGGCCAGCTCGAAGGGCACGCGCTGCACCAGCGCGCCTTCCAGCAGCAGGTCCGCCGGGCCGGAGGGGATGCGCGGCGCCTCGGCCTGGGCGAGGGTCGCGCGCAGGTAGGCGCGGGGCTCGGCATAGGGCCGCACCAGATAGTCGAAGGTGGCCTGCCAGTCCTGGCGGGCGATGGGCAGGCGGACGCGGTCGCCCGAGGCCAGGGTGGCCCGGCCCGCGTCGTAGGTGTCGAACACCGCGCCCTGGGTGCGCGGGGCCTGGGCGGCGCCAGCGGCGGCGTCGTTTGCCGTCTCCATGGCCGGGGCGGCGCGCATGAGCACGGCGGGCTCGGCCTTGGCCATGGGCACGGCGGGCCGGGGCTCCCAGGGCCACAGCTCCGGCGGGGTGGCCCCGGTGCGGAATTCGGCGGTGGCCAGGGCCAGGGGCACGTTCTTCCACTCGCGGCCCGAGCCCTGCCAGACCGTGGCGTCCCACGCAAAGCGCACCACGCCTTCGGCGGGCCGGGCGTCGAGCACGTAGCCGGGCTCCCAGCCCGCGTCGCGCAGGCGGTAGCTCAGGCGTACGGGCACCGAGGCGGCGGCCGGGCCGTTGAAGGAGGCCCGGACCTCGAGCACCATCTCGGCGCCGCCGGTCAGGCGCTCCAGCTCGGCGCGCAGGTCGGCCACCACCGCCTCCTGGGCAGCGAGGTCGCGGCGCAGGGCCGAGGCGGCGGCCAGCTCGGCCTCCAGGCCCTGGCGCAGGGCGGCGGCCAGGGCCGGAGCCTCGGCGGGCCGCTCCAGGGGCGCCCCGGCCTGGGTGCGCCAGAACTGGGCCCCGGCCTCGCGGGCGGCCAGGGCGTCGGCCAGGGCCTGGCGCTTGGCGTCCTCGCGCTCCAGGGCCGCGCGCACCTCGCGGATGCGCCCCTCGTCGGTGCGGCGCACGGGGCGCACGTCCACCCCGGCCAGGGTCAGCGGCGAGCCGCCCCGGGCCTGGATGGTCACGCTGCCTTCGTCGGCGCCTGCGGGCAGGGTCAGCACGCCCGTGGGCAGGCCTGCGGCGGCGTCCAGGGCCAGGGTCTGCTCCTCGGTCACCAGGGCCGAGCCGGGGTACAGGATGGCCGACACCACCTCGGCCCCGGCCCGGCACGGGGCAAGGGCGAGGCCCGCAAGGGCCGCCACGGCGGCCAGACGCAACGCGATCGCGGTCATGGTTCTTCCCCTTGCGCGCGGAGCGCGCGGTGCTGCGTGGGCCGCCGCTGCGGCGCGGCTCCCGGCCCCGGAGGGGCCAACGTCCTGGCAGGCCGCCCACGATGGCGGCCTGCCGCGCCAGTCACGAATCCGGGCCCTCGCGCCTGTGGTGCTGCGCGCCGGCCTTGGGCTTTTTCACGCC
This genomic window from Desulfocurvus vexinensis DSM 17965 contains:
- a CDS encoding DUF4139 domain-containing protein; the protein is MTAIALRLAAVAALAGLALAPCRAGAEVVSAILYPGSALVTEEQTLALDAAAGLPTGVLTLPAGADEGSVTIQARGGSPLTLAGVDVRPVRRTDEGRIREVRAALEREDAKRQALADALAAREAGAQFWRTQAGAPLERPAEAPALAAALRQGLEAELAAASALRRDLAAQEAVVADLRAELERLTGGAEMVLEVRASFNGPAAASVPVRLSYRLRDAGWEPGYVLDARPAEGVVRFAWDATVWQGSGREWKNVPLALATAEFRTGATPPELWPWEPRPAVPMAKAEPAVLMRAAPAMETANDAAAGAAQAPRTQGAVFDTYDAGRATLASGDRVRLPIARQDWQATFDYLVRPYAEPRAYLRATLAQAEAPRIPSGPADLLLEGALVQRVPFELARAEAELFFGADPQLAVTLRSTDRKSGEAGLFGARGRHRWAWAVEVKNGKPGPARVSVQDRLPRPGDERIKLEKTLGKDAREEDDTVIWDFELAPGTARTVEYGYAITWPGDMELDLGGR